One Pelodiscus sinensis isolate JC-2024 chromosome 24, ASM4963464v1, whole genome shotgun sequence DNA segment encodes these proteins:
- the MINDY1 gene encoding ubiquitin carboxyl-terminal hydrolase MINDY-1: MEPRLEQVDPVATKGEDVNMEGTRPETCPLEEGTAGLGERTQLAAAQACLLNGQELGSPEETGVLHGEEAPSGQRSPSCQPEDAPTKGPSPRAGPSDEAEQLERGEPEGEADPKEKQRPPTGGSQTAGVSSRQASTIASPSLGAVGQVSEATKAQPPAREPEPDFYCVKWISWKGERTPIITQSENGPCPLLAIMNILFLQWKVKLSPQKEVITSDELMAHLGDCILSIKPQEQSEGLQLNFQQNVNDAMMVLPKMSTGLDVNVRFTGVSDFEYTPECIIFDLLNIPLYHGWLVDPQSPDVAQAVGKLSYNQLVEKIITCKHSSDPNLVTEGLIAEQFLESTASQLSYHGLCELMAAVKEGELSVFFRNNHFSTMIKHQGHLYLLVTDQGFLQEEKVAWESLHNVDGDSCFCDAEFHLSHTLGKEAAGSSPQEQRQVDQDYMIALSLQQQQGPSALSDLELARQLQQEEYQQQQQQQQPATPPVQGRAQAAGRPATERRQRHKPESDCVLL; this comes from the exons ATGGAGCCCCGGCTTGAGCAGGTGGATCCTGTGGCCACCAAAGGGGAGGATGTAAACATGGAAGGCACCAGACCTGAAACCTGCCCGCTCGAGGAAGGCACTGCTGGCCTGGGAGAGAGAacccagctggcagcagctcaAGCCTGCCTGTTGAATGGGCAGGAGCTAGGAAGCCCAGAGGAGACTGGGGTATTGCACGGTGAGGAGGCTCCTTCAGGGCAGCGCAGCCCGAGCTGCCAGCCTGAAGATGCCCCAACGAAGGGTCCGTCCCCGAGAGCAGGGCCCAGTGACGAAGCCgagcagctggagcgcggggAGCCCGAAGGAGAGGCGGACCCCAAAGAGAAGCAGCGTCCCCCCACGGGAGGCAGCCAAACGGCGGGCGTTTCCTCCCGGCAAGCCTCCACCATCGCTAGCCCTAGcctgggcgccgtggggcaggtgTCGGAGGCCAccaaggcccagcccccagcccgcgAGCCCGAGCCCGACTTCTATTGCGTGAAGTGGATCAGCTGGAAAGGAGAGAGGACCCCCATCATCACCCAGAGCGAGAATGGGCCCTGCCCACTCCTAGCCATCATGAACATCCTCTTCCTGCAGTGGAAG GTGAAGCTGTCCCCGCAGAAGGAAGTGATCACGTCAGACGAGTTGATGGCGCACCTTG GAGACTGCATCTTATCCATCAAGCCCCAAGAGCAGTCAGAAGGGCTGCAGCTCAACTTCCAGCAG AACGTCAACGATGCCATGATGGTCCTGCCCAAGATGTCCACGGGCCTCGACGTGAACGTGAGGTTCACGGGGGTCTCCGACTTTGAGTACACCCCAGAGTGCATTATCTTTGACCTCCTGAACATCCCGCTGTACCATGGCTGGCTGGTGGATCCCCAG AGCCCGGACGTGGCCCAGGCCGTGGGCAAGCTGAGCTACAACCAGCTGGTGGAGAAGATCATCACCTGCAAGCATTCGAGTGACCCCAACCTGGTCACTGAAG GCCTGATCGCCGAGCAGTTCCTGGAGTCTACGGCCTCGCAGCTGTCCTACCACGGCCTGTGCGAGCTCATGGCCGCTGTCAaggagggggagctgagcgtCTTCTTCAGAAACAACCACTTCAGCACCATGATCAAGCACCAG GGCCACCTGTACCTGCTGGTCACAGACCAGGGCTTCCTCCAGGAGGAGAAGGTGGCGTGGGAAAGCCTGCACAACGTGGATGGGGACAGCTGCTTCTGTGATGCCGAGTTCCACCTGAGCCACACGCTGGGGAAGGAGGCGGCCGGCAGCTCCCCccaggagcagaggcaggtggACCAG GACTACATGATAGCCctgtccctgcagcagcagcagggcccctctgccctgagcGACCTGGAGCTTGCAcgccagctgcagcaggaggaataccagcagcagcagcagcagcagcagccagcaacgCCTCCTGTGCAG GGGAGAGCTCAGGCGGCCGGCCGGCCAGCCACGGAGCGCAGGCAGCGGCACAAGCCGGAGTCGGACTGCGTCCTCCTCTAG